In Proteus vulgaris, one DNA window encodes the following:
- a CDS encoding YebC/PmpR family DNA-binding transcriptional regulator, with the protein MAGHSKWANTKHRKAAQDAKRGKIFTKIIRELVTAARLGGGDPATNPRLRAAVDKALSNNMTRDTLNRAIARGVGNDENDNMETIIYEGYGPAGTAVMVECLSDNRNRTVSDVRHAFTKTGGNLGTDGSVSYLFTKKGVISYAPGVDEDAVMEAALEAGADDVETYDDGAIDVYTTPESFGEVKDAMDAAGFVAEAAEVSMIPSTKAELDIETAPKLMRLIDMLEDSDDVQEVYHNGDISDEVAKQLEDIL; encoded by the coding sequence ATGGCAGGTCATAGTAAATGGGCCAATACAAAACACCGTAAAGCAGCGCAAGATGCAAAACGCGGTAAAATTTTCACTAAAATCATCCGTGAATTAGTTACAGCAGCACGTTTAGGTGGTGGTGATCCTGCAACTAACCCACGTTTACGTGCGGCAGTTGATAAAGCATTATCAAACAACATGACTCGTGACACCTTAAACCGTGCGATTGCACGCGGTGTGGGTAATGATGAAAATGATAATATGGAAACTATCATCTATGAAGGCTATGGCCCTGCGGGTACTGCTGTGATGGTTGAATGCTTAAGTGATAATCGTAACCGTACTGTTTCCGATGTTCGCCATGCATTTACCAAAACAGGGGGTAACTTAGGAACGGATGGTTCAGTTTCTTATCTTTTCACCAAAAAAGGTGTAATTTCTTACGCACCAGGTGTTGATGAAGATGCTGTGATGGAAGCTGCATTAGAAGCAGGTGCGGATGACGTTGAAACTTATGATGATGGCGCTATAGATGTTTACACTACACCAGAATCATTTGGTGAAGTGAAAGATGCAATGGATGCGGCTGGTTTTGTCGCTGAAGCTGCAGAAGTTTCCATGATCCCATCAACAAAAGCAGAATTGGATATTGAAACAGCACCAAAACTAATGCGTCTTATTGATATGTTAGAAGACAGTGATGACGTGCAGGAAGTGTATCACAACGGTGATATCTCTGATGAAGTTGCAAAACAACTGGAAGATATCCTGTAA
- the nudB gene encoding dihydroneopterin triphosphate diphosphatase: MKYKRPISVLVVIYAKETKRVLMLKRRDDPDFWQSVTGSLEENEAPFQTALREVQEEVGIDIIKENLELVDCHRSVLFEIFAHFRHRYAPDVTHCQEHWFTLALPAERELVLTEHSQYQWLDAPLAAKLTKSTSNQQAIEEFVI, translated from the coding sequence ATGAAATATAAGCGCCCGATATCCGTTTTAGTTGTTATTTATGCAAAAGAGACCAAACGGGTGCTTATGCTTAAGCGTCGAGATGATCCGGATTTTTGGCAATCGGTGACAGGTAGTTTAGAAGAGAACGAAGCGCCTTTTCAAACTGCGTTACGTGAAGTGCAAGAAGAAGTTGGAATTGATATCATAAAAGAAAATCTTGAGCTGGTGGATTGTCATCGCTCAGTCCTTTTTGAAATTTTTGCACATTTTCGGCATCGTTATGCACCCGATGTGACACATTGTCAGGAACATTGGTTTACGTTAGCACTGCCCGCAGAGCGAGAACTTGTGCTAACTGAACATTCTCAATACCAATGGCTCGACGCACCACTGGCGGCAAAATTAACAAAATCCACCAGTAATCAGCAAGCGATTGAAGAATTTGTTATTTAA
- the aspS gene encoding aspartate--tRNA ligase, producing the protein MRTNYCGQLNSAHVGQKVTLCGWVNRRRDLGGLIFIDMRDREGIVQVFFDPEQKEAFSQASELRNEFCIQVTGTVRARPDSQVNKNMATGEIELAAESLSIFNRSEPLPLDSNQTNTEERRLTYRYLDLRRPEMSDRLKTRAKITSFVRRFMDGEGFLDVETPMLTKATPEGARDYLVPSRVHKGKFYALPQSPQLFKQLLMMSGFDRYYQIVKCFRDEDLRADRQPEFTQIDVETSFMSADQVREVMERMIHALWLDILNVDLGAFPVMTFAEAMRRYGSDKPDLRNPMELKDIADLVKDVEFSVFAQAANDEKCRVIALRVPGGASLTRKNIDEYTQFVGIYGAKGLAWMKVNESAKGIEGVQSPIAKFLTNDVVNAILETTGATDGDLIFFGAGRKGTMSDAMGALRLKVGRDLELTDLNAWKPLWVIDFPMFEEDEETGSLSAMHHPFTSPKDLSPAELTAHPVGAVANAYDMVINGYEVGGGSVRIHRNEMQQAVFSILGISPDEQQEKFGFLLDALKFGTPPHAGLAFGLDRLVMLLTGTDNIRDVIAFPKTTAAACLMTNAPSFANADSLKELAIAVTQKEVSEDKE; encoded by the coding sequence ATGCGTACTAATTATTGTGGGCAGTTGAATAGTGCCCATGTGGGCCAAAAAGTGACTCTTTGTGGTTGGGTTAACCGTCGCCGTGACTTAGGTGGACTTATCTTTATTGATATGCGAGATCGCGAAGGTATTGTTCAAGTCTTCTTTGACCCAGAGCAGAAAGAGGCATTTTCTCAGGCATCAGAACTGCGTAATGAATTTTGTATTCAAGTCACAGGAACAGTACGCGCTCGCCCTGATAGCCAAGTTAACAAAAATATGGCAACAGGTGAAATTGAGTTAGCGGCAGAATCTCTGTCTATTTTTAACCGTTCAGAGCCATTACCGTTAGATAGCAATCAAACAAATACTGAAGAGCGTCGTTTAACTTATCGTTATTTAGACCTGCGTCGCCCTGAAATGTCTGATCGTTTAAAAACCCGTGCTAAAATCACAAGCTTCGTTCGCCGTTTTATGGATGGTGAAGGTTTCCTTGATGTTGAAACCCCGATGCTGACAAAAGCAACACCAGAAGGTGCGCGTGACTATTTAGTGCCAAGTCGTGTACATAAAGGCAAATTTTACGCATTACCACAATCACCACAGCTTTTTAAACAGCTGTTAATGATGTCTGGCTTTGATCGTTACTATCAAATCGTAAAATGCTTCCGTGATGAAGACTTGCGTGCTGACCGTCAGCCTGAATTTACACAAATCGATGTTGAAACCTCTTTCATGAGTGCAGATCAAGTGCGCGAAGTGATGGAGCGCATGATCCACGCATTATGGTTAGATATTCTTAATGTTGATTTAGGTGCATTCCCTGTTATGACCTTTGCTGAAGCAATGCGTCGTTATGGTTCAGACAAACCTGATTTACGTAACCCAATGGAACTCAAAGACATTGCTGATTTAGTCAAAGATGTTGAGTTCAGTGTATTTGCACAAGCCGCCAATGATGAAAAATGCCGAGTTATCGCATTGCGTGTGCCAGGTGGCGCATCATTAACTCGTAAAAATATCGATGAGTATACACAATTTGTTGGTATTTACGGCGCTAAAGGCCTTGCGTGGATGAAAGTCAACGAAAGTGCTAAAGGCATTGAAGGTGTACAAAGCCCAATTGCTAAATTCCTAACTAATGATGTTGTTAACGCCATTTTAGAAACAACGGGTGCAACTGATGGCGATTTAATCTTCTTTGGTGCAGGCCGTAAAGGCACTATGAGTGATGCAATGGGTGCTCTGCGTTTGAAAGTGGGTCGTGATCTTGAACTGACAGACTTAAATGCATGGAAACCATTATGGGTTATCGACTTCCCAATGTTTGAAGAAGATGAAGAAACGGGTAGTTTAAGTGCAATGCACCATCCATTTACTTCGCCGAAAGATCTCTCTCCAGCAGAATTAACAGCACACCCAGTGGGTGCGGTGGCAAATGCTTACGATATGGTTATCAACGGTTATGAAGTTGGTGGTGGCTCTGTGCGTATTCACCGTAATGAAATGCAACAAGCGGTATTTAGTATTTTAGGTATTTCGCCAGATGAGCAACAAGAGAAATTCGGTTTCTTATTAGATGCACTTAAATTTGGTACACCGCCACATGCAGGTTTAGCCTTTGGTTTAGACCGTTTAGTGATGCTGCTAACTGGAACTGATAATATCCGTGATGTTATTGCATTCCCTAAAACAACAGCGGCAGCGTGCTTAATGACTAACGCACCAAGTTTTGCTAATGCTGATTCTTTAAAAGAGCTAGCAATTGCGGTAACTCAAAAAGAAGTTAGCGAAGATAAAGAGTAA
- a CDS encoding MAPEG family protein gives MVSSLYIVLGALLLIKLSLNVVKLRTQYRVAYGDGGFYELQTAIRVHGNAVEYIPISMILLLVMEMNGAFVWMVHICGSILIAGRFLHSYGLKHRELRWRRSGMAATYLSMVLMIIANIYFLPWIQIFSFYY, from the coding sequence ATGGTTAGCTCGCTTTATATCGTACTGGGCGCACTATTATTGATTAAATTGTCCCTCAATGTTGTAAAACTCAGAACACAATATCGGGTTGCTTATGGTGATGGTGGCTTTTATGAATTACAAACAGCCATCCGTGTTCACGGCAATGCGGTAGAATATATTCCTATTTCTATGATCTTATTGCTGGTCATGGAAATGAATGGTGCTTTTGTTTGGATGGTACACATCTGTGGCTCAATTTTAATCGCAGGTCGCTTTTTACACTCTTATGGATTAAAACACCGTGAACTTCGTTGGCGTCGTTCAGGCATGGCAGCCACTTATTTATCAATGGTATTGATGATCATTGCTAATATTTATTTCCTTCCTTGGATACAAATCTTTTCCTTTTATTACTAA
- the cmoA gene encoding carboxy-S-adenosyl-L-methionine synthase CmoA, giving the protein MSNSKSSQQDSLFATPIANLGDWRFDEKVAEVFPDMIKRSVPGYSNIISMIGMLAGRFVTPNSQVYDLGCSLGAATLSMRRNINVTGCKIIGVDNSPAMVERCQRHIDAYKADTPVDIIEGDILDIEITNASMVVLNFTLQFLAPSDRQILLNRIYQGLNPGGVLVLSEKFSFEDKEIGELLFNMHHDFKRANGYSELEISQKRSMLENVMLTDSVETHKTRLHNAGFPHAEVWFQCFNFGSLLAIKGNN; this is encoded by the coding sequence ATGTCGAATTCAAAATCATCACAACAAGACAGCTTATTTGCGACACCTATTGCAAACCTTGGTGACTGGCGCTTTGATGAAAAAGTCGCTGAAGTATTTCCTGATATGATAAAACGCTCGGTACCTGGTTATTCAAATATCATCTCTATGATTGGTATGCTTGCAGGTCGCTTTGTTACACCTAATAGCCAAGTCTATGATTTAGGCTGTTCTTTAGGTGCAGCAACCCTTTCTATGCGTCGCAATATTAATGTGACAGGCTGCAAAATTATTGGTGTTGATAATTCACCCGCTATGGTAGAGCGTTGTCAACGCCATATTGATGCCTATAAAGCAGATACCCCCGTCGATATTATCGAAGGTGATATTCTTGATATTGAGATCACTAATGCCTCAATGGTAGTGCTTAACTTCACCTTACAATTCTTAGCACCGAGCGATCGCCAAATATTATTAAACCGCATTTACCAAGGCCTTAACCCTGGTGGTGTGTTAGTACTTTCTGAAAAATTCAGTTTTGAAGATAAAGAAATTGGTGAATTGTTGTTTAATATGCACCATGATTTCAAACGCGCTAACGGTTACAGCGAATTAGAAATTAGCCAAAAACGTAGCATGTTAGAAAATGTTATGCTGACAGACTCTGTCGAAACCCATAAAACTCGCTTACATAATGCAGGTTTCCCTCATGCAGAAGTTTGGTTCCAATGTTTTAATTTCGGCTCTCTTTTAGCGATTAAAGGCAATAACTAA
- the cmoB gene encoding tRNA 5-methoxyuridine(34)/uridine 5-oxyacetic acid(34) synthase CmoB gives MINFGSFYQLIAQDERLFHWLDTLPAQLSEWRSNALHGHFSSWERMLDGLPEIIPTELDLKNGVIANKTPTLSAGEQLGLNNILKSLMPWRKGPFSLYGVDIDTEWRSDWKWERVLPHLSPLEGRLVLDVGCGSGYHMWRMLGEGAEFVVGIDPTQLFLCQFEAVRKLLGNDQRAHLIPVGIEQMPELKAFDTVFSMGVLYHRRSPLDHLWQLKNQLVSGGELVLESLVVDGDEFQCLLPGERYAQMRNVYFIPSAKMLKVWLEKCGFKDVRIVDENTTSLDEQRKTDWMITDSLDAFLDADDKTKTVEGYPAPKRAILIATKP, from the coding sequence ATGATTAATTTTGGCTCGTTCTATCAACTTATTGCGCAAGATGAGCGCTTATTTCATTGGTTAGATACATTACCGGCTCAATTATCAGAATGGCGCTCAAACGCGTTACACGGTCACTTTTCTTCATGGGAAAGAATGCTCGATGGTTTGCCAGAAATAATCCCTACAGAACTTGATTTAAAAAATGGAGTAATTGCCAATAAAACGCCTACATTAAGTGCAGGCGAACAACTGGGTTTAAATAATATTCTGAAATCCTTAATGCCATGGCGAAAAGGCCCTTTCTCTCTTTATGGGGTCGATATTGATACAGAGTGGCGTTCAGATTGGAAATGGGAGCGTGTTTTACCTCACCTTTCCCCTCTTGAAGGCCGTTTAGTGTTGGATGTAGGTTGTGGCAGTGGTTATCACATGTGGCGAATGCTAGGTGAAGGGGCTGAGTTTGTTGTGGGGATCGACCCTACTCAACTTTTCTTATGCCAATTTGAAGCTGTCAGAAAATTATTAGGAAATGATCAACGTGCACATTTAATTCCTGTTGGTATTGAACAAATGCCAGAATTAAAAGCCTTTGATACCGTATTCTCGATGGGCGTGCTTTATCATCGTCGTTCACCGCTTGATCATTTATGGCAATTAAAAAATCAATTGGTTTCGGGCGGTGAATTAGTATTAGAAAGCCTCGTTGTTGATGGTGATGAATTTCAATGTCTGCTCCCAGGTGAACGTTATGCACAAATGCGTAACGTATACTTTATTCCATCAGCAAAAATGCTAAAGGTTTGGCTAGAAAAATGTGGTTTTAAAGATGTACGTATTGTCGATGAAAACACAACCTCTCTGGATGAACAGCGTAAAACAGATTGGATGATAACAGATTCATTAGATGCGTTCTTAGATGCTGATGATAAAACAAAAACGGTTGAAGGTTATCCGGCACCTAAGCGTGCGATATTAATTGCCACTAAGCCTTAA
- a CDS encoding ATP-binding cassette domain-containing protein, which translates to MTIACHFSQLTIEFNQERLFPPLTRSLARQQNALIGHNGKGKSILLRLLAQKITPSSGQVDWNMPFVHVDQLTRLQGDTLAQALDIHEIYHAFQRVDAGIATLEDIELLDGKWQLPVTWQNLLDSAQLPVVLDTPIANLSGGEQTRLALCRAFLCEESFLLLDEPDNHLDYQGQQWLIKQLAQHKAGSLIVSHNRNLLTYADTTLELSEKGLSEYGGNYALYETQKSAEIASLEAVSDRLNSQIKNEKRQQQATLQKATQRKRQGESIRQSGSQCLLLLDMQKNRAEQRQSAVAKRHQRVIEDMQSKKQGVDEEKVHVHQQKIVLNYQSDGYRLNVFVDNLQLPYGYQRPISFSAYSNEHWHIKGKNGCGKSTLLKCLIQQFSPLSGEFRLNKDFCYLDQHLALLDKTLPVAQALHQYQPAISIEQWRTRLGMLRIRGDKSLLPLEKLSGGEQLKATLLALTHSPIPPAVLLLDEPDNHLDIDSKQLLENLLVEYQGTLLLVSHDEAFVERCGITHTLVLDEIA; encoded by the coding sequence ATGACAATAGCCTGTCACTTCTCACAACTTACTATCGAATTTAATCAAGAGCGCCTTTTTCCACCATTAACTCGTTCGTTGGCTCGTCAGCAAAATGCATTAATCGGTCATAATGGTAAAGGAAAATCCATACTACTAAGATTATTGGCACAAAAAATAACGCCTTCATCTGGGCAAGTTGATTGGAATATGCCTTTTGTTCACGTTGATCAATTAACCCGGTTGCAAGGCGATACTCTTGCTCAAGCGTTAGATATTCATGAAATTTATCATGCATTCCAACGCGTTGATGCAGGTATTGCGACATTAGAAGATATTGAGTTACTTGATGGCAAATGGCAGCTTCCTGTTACGTGGCAGAATTTATTAGATTCAGCACAACTCCCTGTCGTATTAGATACCCCTATTGCGAATTTAAGTGGCGGAGAACAAACACGTTTAGCACTTTGTCGCGCTTTTTTATGCGAGGAAAGTTTTCTACTCTTAGATGAGCCAGATAATCATCTTGATTATCAAGGACAACAGTGGCTAATAAAACAGTTGGCTCAGCACAAAGCAGGCTCTCTTATTGTTAGTCATAATCGAAACTTACTCACTTATGCCGACACTACTTTAGAGTTAAGTGAAAAAGGTTTATCTGAATATGGTGGAAATTATGCTTTATATGAAACACAAAAAAGCGCAGAAATAGCATCGTTGGAAGCCGTAAGTGATCGACTAAACAGCCAAATTAAAAATGAAAAACGCCAACAACAAGCTACCTTGCAAAAAGCAACGCAACGTAAACGCCAAGGTGAATCAATCAGACAAAGTGGCTCTCAGTGCCTACTTCTGCTAGATATGCAAAAAAATAGAGCAGAGCAACGCCAATCGGCAGTGGCAAAACGGCATCAGCGTGTAATAGAAGATATGCAATCTAAAAAACAAGGTGTTGATGAAGAAAAAGTGCATGTTCATCAGCAAAAAATAGTATTGAATTACCAAAGTGATGGGTATCGTTTAAATGTATTTGTGGATAATCTTCAGCTTCCGTATGGTTATCAGCGCCCTATTTCATTTTCAGCTTACAGTAATGAGCATTGGCATATTAAAGGTAAAAATGGATGTGGAAAATCGACATTATTAAAATGTCTGATCCAACAATTTAGCCCACTCTCTGGTGAGTTTCGTCTTAATAAAGACTTTTGTTATCTTGATCAGCATCTTGCTTTGCTTGATAAAACATTGCCTGTTGCACAGGCGTTGCACCAATATCAACCCGCTATTTCTATCGAGCAATGGCGAACACGGCTGGGTATGTTAAGGATCAGAGGTGATAAGTCATTACTCCCTCTAGAAAAACTAAGCGGTGGCGAACAATTAAAAGCAACGTTATTAGCTTTAACACACAGTCCTATTCCTCCTGCGGTATTATTGCTTGATGAACCAGATAACCACCTTGATATTGACTCCAAACAATTATTGGAAAATTTACTCGTTGAATATCAAGGTACATTATTACTGGTTTCCCATGATGAAGCCTTTGTTGAACGTTGCGGTATAACACATACCTTAGTATTAGATGAGATTGCATAA
- the cutC gene encoding copper homeostasis protein CutC — protein MATLEICCFGAECALVAERAGADRIELCTSPSEGGITPSFGMLRQVRDLVRIPVHPIIRPRGGDFCYTQADFSAMKNDISLIRDMGFPGAVVGLLNEEGHIDLPKMEILMELAGPLAITFHRAFDMCINPLLGLEQLTQLGVSRILTSGQQANAELGLPLLRTLNEKTQGPVIMAGAGVRLSNIQKFLDAGLKEIHSSAGKVAPSTMIYRKAGVTMSSDSEVDEFTHYCVDEDTVEAMKDIMSIYTPLAS, from the coding sequence ATGGCTACGTTGGAGATTTGTTGTTTTGGCGCAGAGTGTGCGCTGGTGGCAGAACGAGCAGGTGCGGACAGAATTGAGCTATGCACTAGTCCATCAGAAGGCGGCATTACGCCAAGCTTTGGAATGCTAAGACAAGTCAGAGATCTGGTTCGTATTCCCGTTCATCCTATTATTCGCCCTCGAGGGGGAGATTTTTGTTACACACAAGCTGATTTTTCGGCAATGAAAAATGATATTAGCCTAATTCGTGATATGGGGTTTCCAGGCGCCGTTGTTGGTTTATTAAATGAAGAAGGACATATTGATTTGCCTAAAATGGAAATTCTAATGGAGCTTGCTGGCCCTTTAGCTATTACTTTCCATCGTGCTTTTGATATGTGTATTAATCCATTATTAGGGTTAGAACAACTGACACAGTTAGGTGTTTCTCGTATTTTAACATCAGGCCAGCAGGCGAATGCGGAATTAGGTTTACCTTTATTACGAACATTAAATGAAAAAACACAAGGTCCGGTCATTATGGCAGGAGCTGGCGTAAGATTAAGTAATATCCAAAAATTCTTAGATGCAGGTTTAAAAGAAATACATAGTTCTGCGGGTAAGGTCGCGCCCTCAACCATGATTTATCGTAAAGCAGGTGTCACAATGAGCTCAGACAGTGAAGTTGATGAGTTTACCCATTATTGTGTGGATGAAGATACCGTTGAAGCGATGAAAGATATTATGAGTATTTATACGCCATTAGCTTCTTAG
- a CDS encoding VOC family protein, with protein MALFSSIPQLNDLTHELPQFEEKMTQLANQLGLNFTLYLIDHISLRCHDLTLAEQWRKGLSQCGKCISDNIINGRPIYLFQLDMPLTVLNQAVSIVELPFPTHKIYKYQGWEHIEQVIPVEPSDLVNNVMSFLPSPLPEGISLKISEPKGEKERLPNPTVAISNSKVTVKYHPYSLLEIVQSEC; from the coding sequence ATGGCGTTATTTTCTTCAATCCCTCAATTAAATGATTTAACTCACGAGCTTCCACAGTTTGAAGAAAAAATGACACAGCTTGCCAATCAGTTAGGTTTAAATTTCACACTTTATCTTATTGACCATATTTCGTTACGTTGTCACGATTTAACATTGGCTGAACAATGGCGAAAAGGCCTTAGTCAATGTGGAAAGTGTATTTCTGATAATATTATTAACGGACGTCCAATTTATCTTTTTCAATTAGACATGCCATTAACGGTTTTAAATCAAGCTGTTTCCATTGTTGAATTACCATTCCCCACCCATAAAATATATAAATACCAAGGTTGGGAGCATATTGAGCAAGTGATCCCTGTTGAGCCTTCTGATTTAGTTAATAACGTTATGTCATTTTTACCATCTCCTTTGCCGGAGGGTATTAGCTTGAAAATCAGTGAACCTAAAGGTGAAAAAGAACGCTTGCCCAATCCCACGGTGGCTATTTCTAATAGTAAAGTGACAGTGAAATATCATCCTTATTCGTTACTTGAAATTGTACAAAGTGAGTGTTGA
- the argS gene encoding arginine--tRNA ligase → MNIQAFLSEKISVAMCAAGAPADSEPLVRQSAKVQFGDYQANGVMGAAKKMGIPPRQLAEKILEQLDITGIADKVEIAGPGFINIFLSPLWVAKQAEDALVDEHLNVTSVTPQTIVIDYSSPNVAKQMHVGHLRSTIIGDASARTLSFLGHNVIRANHLGDWGTQFGMLIAYLEKKQNENAADMALSDLEEFYREAKKCYDEDEVFAERARNYVVKLQGGDEYCRTMWRKLVDITMQQNQVTYQRLNVTLTEDDIMGESLYNPMLPGIVADLKAKGLAVESEGATVVFLDEYKNKEGEPMGVIVQKKDGGYLYTTTDIACAKYRHENLHADRVLYYIDSRQHQHLMQAWTIVRKAGYIPDSMSLEHHMFGMMLGKDGRPFKTRSGGTIRLTDLLDEAQERARTLIAEKNPDMDKDELNNVARVVGIGAVKYADLSKNRTTDYIFDWDLMLSFEGNTAPYMQYAYTRVASIFKRAEIDENTLTQPITLVQSHEKQLALRLVQFDETIMQVAREGTPHVMCAYLYDLAQAFSGFYENCPILSAEDENTRQSRLKLARLTARTLKQGLDTLGIETVDRM, encoded by the coding sequence GTGAATATTCAGGCTTTTCTTTCAGAAAAAATCAGTGTGGCAATGTGTGCTGCTGGCGCACCCGCTGATAGCGAACCACTTGTCCGCCAGTCAGCCAAAGTGCAATTTGGTGACTATCAGGCAAATGGTGTCATGGGAGCAGCAAAAAAAATGGGGATCCCACCCCGACAACTCGCAGAGAAAATTCTGGAACAGCTTGATATTACAGGTATTGCAGATAAAGTTGAAATCGCGGGCCCTGGTTTTATCAATATCTTCTTATCGCCACTATGGGTTGCAAAGCAAGCAGAAGACGCATTAGTTGATGAACATCTGAATGTAACATCTGTTACACCTCAAACTATTGTTATTGATTATTCTTCTCCAAACGTTGCAAAACAAATGCATGTCGGCCACTTACGCTCTACGATTATTGGTGATGCAAGTGCGCGTACATTATCTTTCTTAGGTCATAACGTTATTCGTGCTAATCACCTCGGTGATTGGGGTACGCAATTTGGTATGTTAATTGCGTATTTAGAGAAAAAACAAAACGAAAATGCCGCAGATATGGCGTTATCTGATCTCGAAGAGTTCTATCGTGAAGCAAAAAAATGCTATGACGAAGATGAAGTCTTTGCAGAGCGCGCGCGTAATTATGTTGTGAAATTACAAGGCGGTGATGAGTATTGCCGTACAATGTGGCGCAAACTTGTTGATATCACAATGCAACAAAACCAAGTGACTTATCAGCGTCTTAACGTCACATTAACCGAAGATGACATTATGGGTGAAAGCCTTTATAACCCAATGTTGCCTGGTATTGTTGCTGACCTAAAAGCAAAAGGCCTTGCTGTAGAAAGTGAAGGTGCAACGGTTGTTTTCCTTGATGAATATAAAAACAAGGAAGGCGAACCTATGGGTGTTATCGTTCAGAAAAAAGACGGTGGCTACCTTTATACAACAACCGATATTGCTTGTGCTAAATATCGTCACGAAAATCTACACGCTGACCGTGTTCTCTATTATATCGACTCTCGCCAACATCAGCATTTAATGCAAGCATGGACAATTGTCCGTAAAGCAGGTTATATCCCTGATTCAATGTCACTTGAACACCATATGTTCGGCATGATGTTAGGTAAAGACGGTCGTCCATTTAAAACACGTTCTGGCGGTACTATCCGTTTAACGGATTTACTCGATGAAGCGCAAGAAAGAGCCCGTACATTAATTGCTGAAAAAAATCCAGATATGGATAAAGACGAATTAAATAATGTTGCTCGCGTTGTCGGTATTGGTGCTGTGAAATACGCTGACTTATCTAAAAACCGCACAACAGATTACATCTTCGATTGGGATCTGATGTTAAGTTTTGAAGGTAATACCGCACCTTATATGCAATATGCTTATACTCGCGTTGCTTCAATCTTTAAACGTGCTGAAATTGATGAAAACACATTAACTCAGCCGATCACATTAGTACAATCTCATGAAAAACAACTTGCATTACGTTTAGTGCAATTTGATGAGACCATCATGCAAGTTGCTCGTGAAGGAACTCCTCATGTGATGTGTGCTTATCTCTACGATCTGGCACAAGCCTTCTCTGGTTTTTATGAAAATTGCCCTATCTTATCTGCTGAAGATGAAAACACTCGCCAAAGCCGTCTAAAACTGGCGCGTTTGACCGCGAGAACCTTAAAACAAGGTTTAGATACTTTAGGGATTGAAACAGTCGATAGAATGTAA